From a region of the Vagococcus coleopterorum genome:
- a CDS encoding tRNA1(Val) (adenine(37)-N6)-methyltransferase codes for MDIELFENERVDQLYADDIKIIQSHEVFSYSLDAVLLANFASLPKRGEIVDLCAGNGAVGLFMSRKTAAHITGIEIQERLADMGRRSILLNDLGQQLSIETLDLVNTTQIIKKDSVDLITCNPPYFKDLPTNVANPNPHLAIARHEIKTSLDGVIKEAAGLLKFNGKLALVHRPERFVDIIETMKKYQIIPKRVQFVYPKEGKEANTVLVEGINQGKPDGLKILPPLVVYDAQGDYLPEVRGMLFGN; via the coding sequence ATGGATATTGAGCTATTTGAAAACGAACGAGTTGACCAGCTTTATGCCGATGATATTAAAATCATCCAAAGTCATGAAGTTTTTTCTTATTCATTAGATGCTGTATTACTAGCTAACTTCGCATCCTTACCAAAGCGTGGTGAGATTGTCGACCTTTGTGCTGGTAACGGAGCTGTCGGGCTATTCATGAGTCGCAAAACAGCAGCTCATATTACCGGTATTGAAATTCAAGAGCGGTTGGCAGACATGGGGCGTCGTAGTATCCTATTAAATGATTTAGGTCAACAGCTTTCAATTGAAACACTTGATTTAGTCAACACGACCCAGATCATCAAAAAGGATTCCGTTGATTTAATCACTTGCAATCCGCCATATTTCAAAGATTTACCTACTAACGTCGCTAATCCCAATCCTCATTTAGCCATTGCACGCCATGAAATTAAAACTAGTTTAGACGGCGTTATTAAAGAAGCTGCCGGTTTACTAAAATTCAATGGAAAACTTGCACTTGTTCATCGCCCTGAACGTTTTGTGGATATTATTGAAACTATGAAAAAATATCAGATTATTCCAAAGCGCGTTCAATTCGTTTATCCTAAAGAAGGTAAAGAAGCAAATACCGTCCTGGTTGAAGGAATCAATCAAGGTAAACCAGATGGACTGAAAATCTTACCCCCTTTGGTTGTTTACGACGCACAAGGTGATTATTTGCCCGAAGTTAGGGGGATGCTATTTGGAAACTAA
- a CDS encoding GIY-YIG nuclease family protein, with amino-acid sequence METNNSEKKQYFYVLLCADNSFYGGYTTEPTRRLKEHNDGVGAKYTRVRSRRPAKMIYTEAFETKSEAMRAEYAFKQLARHEKEKFLKKYL; translated from the coding sequence TTGGAAACTAATAACTCCGAAAAAAAACAATATTTTTATGTCTTACTATGTGCAGATAACAGTTTTTATGGTGGCTATACGACCGAACCTACTCGTCGTCTAAAAGAACATAATGATGGTGTCGGTGCTAAATATACTCGTGTTCGTAGTCGTCGCCCAGCTAAAATGATCTACACTGAAGCGTTCGAAACTAAAAGTGAAGCCATGCGTGCTGAGTATGCTTTTAAACAATTAGCTCGCCATGAAAAAGAAAAATTTTTAAAAAAATACTTATAA